The following nucleotide sequence is from Sphaeramia orbicularis chromosome 24, fSphaOr1.1, whole genome shotgun sequence.
GTTTCAAAATGATCATATCTGTGAGTTTGTGATGAGCTCTGGGGTTTTCTGTTTGCCCTTCCTCATCCATGTGGCTGTAATGATAACATGTCTCTCTACATCGATACATGCAAGACAAAGCATGTCGACTTAAACCCCTCCACACACTCCCACCCCTCATACATGAGCACACGCACACAATGGTTTACAAGATTGCCTCAGCATTCTTCAAGTGAACTTCCGACCTTTAATTCCCCACAGTCAGCACTGGCGATGTCTTGGTTGGGGGAAACCTGCAGAGAGGAAAGATGTGGCCTTTCCACTTGTTATGCCATAAGTTAAACATTTGttacatgtgtgtatttttagttttttgtgtattattgatGCCACCCAGGTACTCTAAAAACACAGAATGAAGTCAGGTTTCTGTTTCACACAATGTCTTCCATGTTATCATCAAACATGAATTACTATCATACCTGTAAAGCAGTAGAAGCAGTGACTAATTATTTTATGAGCATAAGCTGATTTACTACTAGATTGTTCATCCATTGCTCTGAATTCATGTAACACATAGTTATCTCACTCACTGTTGGCCCTGCTCCAGGAGGATGTAGTATAGGGTCAGCTACGTAACGAAATAACTTCATGAATGCTGAAAGAGTTTCACTGTGTTTCCGTTTAGTACTTGACTGTGGCTACTACCGGTCTTGAGGATTATCCCACTTTTCTCTCACTAAGACTTATTATAGATTTGAAATCTTCATTAGagtgtttatatttttctttcGAGGAATTAACAAGTTTTCTGTTTTAGTATGTCAGGTTTCATGACAAAAAAATCCTTGATTTTGTAGAAGCTAAGATATAGAAAATATGATTTATACAACTAAAAAAGAAGAACCAAACATTCATCCTAGATTCTTTTTCTCAGGACAAAGTGGTATTCCACCCACAGTTCAgtttaaagctaaaaaaaaatgaatgagtgaacatGATTTTACAAGAAGTTGACTGATAGTGAATGTGAAAGGCTGGTGTATAATGATAGCTGACAGAGCTGATCTCACAGACTCCAAAAATATTCAGCACTGTCAGAAAATGTTTGACTTTGTAATAAACTGAACATTAAACTAACCATAAAAAAATCTGCACTATTCTATGTGcagattttgagatttttttccccctcagagtCAGTaatattagtttagattagggatgtaaacaattaatcgactaacgattaattgttgataagaatttgctcgattaaattattaattgtcagttaattgcccttttccgcccgtccacacctgtccgaaggctggcggtttgtccgcgctgcgccgcagctgggataggctttcACTGAACCGGGTCATGGCGTTGGTGAGTTAGACTGTCTGTGTGGACAGGAGGACCAAACACACaccagcctgtctgtctgtgggagcggtgcaccccagaataaatacacgcacacaTGCGGGGTCGgaatcggagcgttttccctggaggttggtgtagtctacagtcagtgagaagtttcactttcacttctgcaccGGACCCCCATaatattagaagtaggacgggaAGTCACGcacgcacgcatcccccggccgtactgcgcgcgtgcgagtacccccccacaacacacacacacacacaccagcgaaAGGCACGCTCGTGCACCCCCCATCTACAGacgaattccacaggaaacacagagTGTATCCAgtagttcaataaatcaatcattaaggaatatgacatgattttttcatgaagtgtataatcaatatttagcttttattcttatagaatatattaaaaaagaaattcaggttctcaggaaaatcgcggcttatcaattaatcgttaatcgatcgaaagggcaaccaactaatgattaatgaattaatcaataatttgcatccgtAGTTGAGATAATGAATGTTACCTATCAGCCACTATCACAGATGCATCTCTAGGTTAGACCTtaagttttgtttctttttaaccaTTTAGGTgccagaggttgttttttttttttttttaatattcaatttggatatcaagatttcaaaaagctgtccgtttcattcagttatgttggcTGTCATCATATTGGTACTTTGgagcttaaagggttaattcctgtTGCATTGTTCATTGTAATGTTTACGCTGTCATatggaaacattttaaaaatgaaagGTTTTTTTATTTAGCTAATTTTAATTTTACTCTTTCATTGACTGCATTAACCATGTACAGTACAtatacagggtttctgtgggtcattaaaaagcagtaaaagtcattaaatagattttgtgaaaattaaggctttAAATGGCATTAAAGAGCATTAAactcgatgtccagaggcatgaaaaaactaaatacacttgatggaaaaaaatcattgttattcacgatttatttggattatataaacatttgataattttgatcagaagtatagtgtgatgattgacaggcggaaccctttagttggctattgtttatggctgatacacaaAGTCATACCACCGGATctttggaatgcaacgtgctgtgagcgtgctcatgccgtggtgaaagagcggagggaatattagtgAATGTCgtgaaaatgggaaaatgcaagtttgagcagaagtggttggagcaggaactattcagaacctggctAAAGCCTGTCAACAGTAAATTGTCAGAAAaattgtatctgcagttggacacagGCATGAAAAAGCATTAAAGTAGATTTGCCGATACCTGCAAAAACCCTGATATAATACGTATGTTACAAAGTTAACATGTAATCACTAGCCATGTGTATGTTCTTTATGCTTGTTCTGTTTTCCCGCCCCTCTCTAGGCTGTAGCTGGCTGGTGGTTGTAGCGGCTGTGGCGGCCTCCCTCAGCGGCCTGATGCTGGGTTATGAAATGGGCCTGACCTCTGGAGTTCTGCTGCAGCTGCGTggcctcctctccctctcttgcCGAGAACAGGAACTGCTGGTCAGTTCCCACCTGCTCGGCGCCCTCCTCATCTGTCTGGCTGGAGGTCCCATTCTGGATCGTTACGGCCGCCGCTGCTCGCTGCTCCTGAGCGCTGCCATGGTAGTCGGAGGCAGTGTCGTGCTCGTCGCCATCACCTCGCTCGTCGCACTCACAGTGGGCCGAGTGATAGTTGGCATGGGAACGGCACTGTCAGGAACAGGAGCGTGCCTGTACATTGCAGAGATCTCACCTCGGGAAAGGCGGGGTCTGCTGGTGACGCTGTATGAGCTGATGGTGGTTTTGGGCGTAATGCTGGGATTTAGCTGTAGTTACGCCTTTGCTGCTCTACCTCATGGCTGGACTTATACATTTGCACTTGTAATTCCCCCAGCACTGCTACAAATTTGCGCACTTGTGTTTCTCCCACCCAGCCCTCGTTTCCTGGTTGCTCAGGGTAAAGTAGAGAACGCCAGGGTAGTGCTGGCCAAAATGAGGGGCGAAATATTAGAGGATGTGGAAGTCGAACTCAGAGACATACAGGCAGGACTTAAAGAAGAGTCAGAGCATAGCTTTTGGGAGTTATTCGGTGCCAAGGCCAACCTGCGTTCACGGCTGCTAATAGGCGTGGCCTTAGTCTTCCTCCAGCAGGCAACTGGTCAGCCCAACATCCTATCGTATGCTTCACCACTTCTCCGCAGCGTCGGTTTCAACAGTGATGCTGCAGCAACCTTGGCCTCCACAGGCTTTGGAGTGGTTAAAGTAGTCGGGACTATCCCAGCCGTGTTGCTGGTCGACCGTGTGGGACCTAAAAGTTTCTTATGTGTCGGGGCTGTTGCTATGGGTTTATCACTCGCCACTCTTGGGACACTGACACTGCAAAGCCACACTCATCTCACCAGTCTGTGTACAAGCCAGACTGtaaacaaccacacacacatgctgtgGGACTCAAACAGAACTTCTGTGGAATTAGACAACAGTGTGTTTTTTTCCACTCACCTTCCCAGCCAATGGAGTGGTGAGGATCAGAGGACTAACACAGAGGATGATGAAATGAAGGTATCAGATAAAGGAAGGACTGTTACAGATGTGTCATCCTCACTGAAATGGGCGTCACTCATCAGCTTACTGGTGTATGTGGCAGCTTTCTCTATCAGCCTCGGGCCAAGTAAGCGCTCACTCACTCAAAACACATAACGTTTATCTTGTGTCATGTCAACGTACCCACATTTGACTGTCATGCTTGAACCTCTGATGAGACTTGAATAACCAGTTTTTAAACAGACAAGTCTTAGTGAGCAGCCCCAGACGTTGTGCCCTAATAACTACTAAAGCAGGACAGAAGCCACCATTCAGAATCACAGAAGGTCAAGACAGTACTGTATAGATTATATATAGGATTTTCTACTTGCATTCCATTTGAATGGCTTCAGCTTGTAGCATGTTGCAGAGTGATGTGCAAAGTACAACAGTGGTTATCACAAAATCCCTTAAGTGCTGAAAAAGTTAAGATTAACACACTTTCCAGATAAAGCAGTTTTGCTCCAGAGTAAACTCTGTTTAGTCTATAACCCCACATAAAAACTGACACTACCATAATTAAACTattgcatgtttttgtttttttaatcaagcaCATTGTATctcaacatgtgtgtgtgtgtgttttttttccaagtgGTCTATGTGGTTCTTAGTGAGATCTTTCCAATGGGAGTGAGAGGCAGAGCTGTGTCGGTGGTTTCTGCTGTAAACTGGGCGACTAACCTGCTTATCTCATTGACCTTCCTTACCATTACAGGTGAGTTAACAGTGACCAttttgtgctcataagtttacataccctgacagaatgtgcatgggacagtcttggatgttccaacat
It contains:
- the slc2a12 gene encoding solute carrier family 2, facilitated glucose transporter member 12 produces the protein MTANVSGNPSHSEPLKNGCQNFGPHKSTGCSWLVVVAAVAASLSGLMLGYEMGLTSGVLLQLRGLLSLSCREQELLVSSHLLGALLICLAGGPILDRYGRRCSLLLSAAMVVGGSVVLVAITSLVALTVGRVIVGMGTALSGTGACLYIAEISPRERRGLLVTLYELMVVLGVMLGFSCSYAFAALPHGWTYTFALVIPPALLQICALVFLPPSPRFLVAQGKVENARVVLAKMRGEILEDVEVELRDIQAGLKEESEHSFWELFGAKANLRSRLLIGVALVFLQQATGQPNILSYASPLLRSVGFNSDAAATLASTGFGVVKVVGTIPAVLLVDRVGPKSFLCVGAVAMGLSLATLGTLTLQSHTHLTSLCTSQTVNNHTHMLWDSNRTSVELDNSVFFSTHLPSQWSGEDQRTNTEDDEMKVSDKGRTVTDVSSSLKWASLISLLVYVAAFSISLGPMVYVVLSEIFPMGVRGRAVSVVSAVNWATNLLISLTFLTITERIGVPNVMFLYAAMSFVLLVFVILCVPETKGRTLEEISKELAKKKSFEVRICKQGRPQQSLISSIPTTEEPGHMSA